A window of Argopecten irradians isolate NY chromosome 14, Ai_NY, whole genome shotgun sequence contains these coding sequences:
- the LOC138307044 gene encoding uncharacterized protein — MYAIIDDQSNRILCKPGFFNIMDVSGETVEQYTLVSCAGDLPTQGRRAHGFSVSSLNGQFTLPLPDILECDQIPNNRTEIPTPEITNYHSHLKDVKLTPLRSNSEILLLIGRDVPEAHHNCEQIIGPPNSPFAQRLNLGWVVVGNVCLGTTHPPNPSEVSVLKTRILGDGRPTLFDPCDNQFNVKGICEEPIIGQGVFKRTHDDNKVGLSVEDRAFLDLMDKEFVRDTCGKWTAPLPFREPRPRLPNNRHQALKRAQILDVCLQRNSVKLEHLVTFMKDILDNGYADVAPPLHDDEECWYLPLFGVYHPKKPDKIRGVFDSSVKHEGISLNKVLMKGPNLTNNLLGVLLRFRKEYIAISCDVEQMFYCFGVREDQRNFLRFLWYEDNNPTKPLIEYRMCKHVFGNSPSPAVATYGLRKTVRETENTFGGDVTDFVTKNFYVDDGLTSVPTAQEAVSLLNRTKEALSTGNIRLHKFTSNWEDVLNAMPADDLACDLSKIEIGTESLPSQRSLGLCWELETDVFTFNISTETKPYTRRGVLSTINSLYDPLGFLSSETVQGKILLRNMVVGTVDWDQSLPEEFKSSWEHWDTSIQELDRFQVSRRYPVRMDTTSELHIYSDASEKAISAAAYLKSLDEKGQSCFGFVLGKSKVAPRHGHTIPRLELCAAVLVVEIAEIVTEELSFPQEHVFFHTDSKVVLGYVTNTTRRFYIYVANRVCRIL; from the coding sequence ATGTATGCCATAATCGACGATCAAAGTAATCGGATATTGTGCAAGCCTGGTTTCTTCAATATCATGGATGTCTCAGGAGAGACAGTTGAACAATATACTCTGGTATCCTGTGCAGGGGACTTGCCGACACAGGGTCGGCGCGCACATGGATTCTCAGTTTCCTCTCTGAACGGCCAGTTTACCTTACCCTTACCTGACATACTGGAGTGTGATCAGATACCCAACAACCGTACAGAGATTCCTACGCCAGAGATCACCAACTATCACAGTCATTTGAAGGACGTCAAGTTAACTCCCTTACGGTCTAATTCTGAAATTCTACTGTTGATTGGGCGCGATGTGCCAGAGGCTCATCACAACTGTGAGCAGATTATTGGTCCACCCAATTCACCATTTGCCCAGAGGCTAAACCTTGGTTGGGTGGTCGTAGGGAATGTATGTCTGGGAACTACTCATCCTCCAAACCCATCAGAGGTCTCTGTTCTCAAGACAAGGATACTTGGAGATGGTCGACCTACATTGTTTGATCCATGTGACAATCAGTTTAATGTGAAAGGGATTTGCGAGGAACCAATCATTGGACAAGGAGTATTCAAGCGGACTCATGATGACAACAAAGTTGGCTTGTCTGTAGAAGACAGAGCATTTCTGGATCTCATGGACAAAGAATTTGTACGAGACACTTGTGGTAAATGGACTGCACCGTTGCCTTTTCGCGAACCTCGTCCTAGACTACCTAATAATAGGCACCAAGCCCTGAAACGAGCTCAGATTCTCGACGTCTGTCTTCAAAGGAATTCTGTTAAGCTCGAACACCTTGTCACCTTTATGAAAGATATCTTAGACAACGGGTACGCGGACGTGGCCCCTCCACTTCATGATGACGAGGAGTGCTGGTATTTGCCTCTTTTCGGCGTTTATCATCCTAAGAAACCAGATAAAATCCGAGGGGTTTTTGATTCCTCAGTCAAACATGAAGGAATATCTTTAAACAAGGTGTTGATGAAAGGTCCCAATCTAACAAACAATCTCCTAGGTGTTCTTTTGAGATTTAGGAAGGAGTACATTGCAATAAGTTGCGACGTGGAACAGATGTTCTACTGTTTTGGAGTCAGGGAAGATCAGCGCAACTTCCTACGTTTCCTTTGGTATGAAGACAATAATCCAACAAAACCGTTGATAGAGTACCGAATGTGCAAGCATGTATTCGGGAACAGTCCTTCACCGGCGGTAGCCACTTACGGTCTTCGTAAAACAGTCCGGGAAACTGAAAACACGTTTGGTGGTGATGTTACAGACTTCGTAACAAAGAATTTTTATGTAGACGACGGGCTTACATCAGTTCCCACCGCTCAGGAGGCGGTTAGCTTGTTGAACAGAACAAAGGAAGCTCTAAGTACAGGAAATATCAGACTTCATAAATTCACCTCTAACTGGGAAGATGTTCTTAATGCCATGCCTGCAGATGATCTCGCTTGCGATCTTAGTAAGATAGAAATTGGCACGGAATCCCTTCCTTCACAACGGAGTCTAGGTCTGTGTTGGGAGCTAGAAACCGACGTATTCACATTCAACATATCTACAGAGACCAAACCATATACCCGTCGTGGAGTCTTGTCTACCATAAACAGCCTGTATGACCCTCTCGGGTTCCTTTCATCAGAAACTGTTCAAGGCAAGATTCTCCTCCGTAACATGGTGGTAGGAACAGTAGACTGGGATCAGTCACTGCCTGAGGAATTCAAGAGCTCATGGGAACACTGGGATACCTCAATCCAAGAGTTGGACAGGTTCCAGGTATCGCGTAGATATCCAGTAAGAATGGATACCACAAGTGAACTACATATCTATTCTGACGCTTCTGAGAAAGCGATCTCAGCTGCCGCGTATTTGAAATCTCTTGACGAGAAAGGACAGTCATGCTTTGGTTTTGTGCTAGGGAAATCAAAAGTAGCACCGCGTCATGGTCATACAATTCCACGTCTGGAATTATGTGCCGCAGTCTTAGTCGTGGAAATAGCAGAAATTGTCACAGAGGAGCTATCCTTTCCCCAAGAACATGTGTTTTTCCACACCGATAGTAAAGTTGTACTGGGCTACGTAACTAACACAACTCGACGGTTTTACATCTATGTGGCTAACAGAGTCTGCAGGATCCTGTAA